From Humisphaera borealis, the proteins below share one genomic window:
- a CDS encoding arylsulfatase: protein MLRTACAVVCVLTAVVFTWPSDAAETSPARPNVVIILADDLGYSDVGCYGGEIETPNLDKLAANGVRFTSFYNTARCWPTRSAILSGYYPQQIGMDPQTGTFPAWTKLLPQRLTPLGYHSYHSGKWHVNNAPRIVADGGFEHSYNLADQGRYFSPKNHLLDDKPLPAVARDSGYYATTAIADHAIDFLKEHAQKHKAEPFFSYVAFTAPHFPIQALPEDIARYRERYRKGWDVLRAERYERQQKMGISTCALSKPEPQIIAPSGKASDLDIYGPAELRYAANWNDLTPEQKEFQATKFAIHAAMIDRMDREIGRVLDQIRAMSAMENTIIFFLSDNGASAEVMIRADGHDPAAPMGSAATHLCLGPGGSTVSNTPFRRHKIWVHEGGISTPLIVHWPKGIAARGEVRHAVGHVIDLVPTILTLAGGQAEGPTGAPPLPGRSLLPALAKDVPIERDYLYFSHVGNRALRVGDYKVVSAVVDDNRWELYNIATDRNEEKDLAAAEPDRLKQMVAKWEAVNTGYLAEYSKAVPNPVRKRGKGKEE from the coding sequence ATGCTTCGAACCGCCTGTGCCGTCGTCTGCGTTCTTACCGCCGTCGTGTTCACGTGGCCGTCCGACGCGGCTGAAACGTCGCCTGCCAGGCCCAACGTTGTCATCATCCTCGCCGACGACCTGGGTTACTCGGACGTGGGGTGCTATGGCGGGGAGATCGAAACCCCGAACCTCGACAAGCTTGCCGCGAACGGCGTTCGGTTCACGTCGTTCTACAACACCGCCCGCTGCTGGCCGACGCGGTCGGCGATTCTCTCGGGTTACTACCCGCAGCAGATCGGCATGGACCCGCAGACCGGTACATTCCCCGCCTGGACGAAGCTGCTGCCGCAACGACTGACGCCTCTGGGCTACCACAGCTACCACTCGGGCAAATGGCACGTCAACAACGCGCCGAGGATCGTCGCCGACGGAGGGTTCGAACACTCCTACAATCTCGCCGACCAGGGCCGATACTTTTCCCCCAAGAACCACCTGCTCGACGACAAGCCGCTTCCGGCAGTCGCCCGCGACAGCGGCTACTACGCCACCACCGCGATCGCCGACCACGCGATCGACTTCCTGAAAGAACACGCCCAGAAGCACAAGGCCGAGCCGTTCTTCAGCTATGTCGCGTTCACGGCGCCGCACTTTCCGATCCAGGCACTGCCGGAAGACATCGCCAGGTACCGCGAGCGTTACCGCAAAGGCTGGGATGTTCTTCGGGCCGAGCGCTACGAACGGCAACAGAAAATGGGCATCTCCACCTGCGCCCTGTCCAAGCCCGAGCCGCAGATCATCGCCCCCAGCGGCAAAGCATCCGACCTGGACATCTACGGCCCGGCCGAGCTTCGTTACGCCGCCAACTGGAACGACCTGACACCCGAGCAGAAGGAGTTTCAGGCGACGAAGTTTGCGATTCACGCCGCGATGATCGACCGGATGGACCGTGAGATCGGCCGGGTGCTGGACCAGATTCGCGCCATGAGCGCGATGGAGAATACGATCATCTTCTTCCTGTCGGACAATGGTGCCAGCGCCGAAGTGATGATTCGCGCCGACGGGCACGATCCTGCAGCGCCAATGGGATCGGCGGCAACGCACCTGTGCCTAGGGCCCGGCGGCAGCACCGTCTCCAACACCCCATTCCGCCGCCACAAGATCTGGGTGCACGAAGGAGGCATCAGCACGCCGCTGATCGTCCATTGGCCAAAGGGCATCGCCGCCCGCGGTGAAGTTCGACATGCGGTGGGGCACGTGATCGACCTGGTGCCGACGATTCTGACCCTGGCCGGCGGACAGGCCGAAGGCCCGACCGGAGCACCACCGCTGCCGGGCCGATCGCTGCTCCCGGCGCTGGCGAAGGATGTTCCCATCGAGCGCGACTACCTGTACTTCAGCCATGTCGGCAATCGCGCGCTGCGCGTCGGCGACTACAAGGTCGTCTCGGCCGTCGTCGATGACAACCGCTGGGAGCTTTACAACATCGCGACCGACCGAAACGAAGAGAAGGATCTCGCCGCCGCCGAGCCGGATCGGCTCAAGCAAATGGTCGCCAAATGGGAGGCGGTCAACACCGGCTATCTCGCCGAATACAGCAAGGCCGTGCCCAACCCGGTGCGCAAACGGGGTAAGGGGAAGGAGGAGTAA
- a CDS encoding Flp family type IVb pilin, with amino-acid sequence MNLTSVLKRMCNDEKGGEVLEYALIAGLIVVAAIAAIKGVGSKVLARWTSLNSSM; translated from the coding sequence ATGAATCTGACGTCTGTTCTGAAGCGGATGTGCAATGATGAAAAGGGTGGCGAGGTGCTCGAATACGCGCTGATCGCCGGCCTCATCGTCGTGGCAGCCATCGCTGCGATCAAGGGTGTAGGGAGCAAGGTTCTGGCCCGCTGGACCTCGCTGAACTCCAGCATGTAA
- a CDS encoding MDR/zinc-dependent alcohol dehydrogenase-like family protein: MRALVFDSRLSFQPRQSEPLHSLGDSLIRVRQAGICSTDLEITRGYMGYKGILGHEFVGDVVDSADRQLIGKRVVGEINVVCGRCDLCLSGLSTHCRNRSVLGILNHDGAFADYVRLPSANLHVLPDTVDDDQAVFVEPLAAAYQVVKQIKLDSNKWVTVLGDGRLGLLVAQALRETGAPVRVIGKHPDKLALCEKWSIRSRPLADIVPRHDQDVVVDCTGSAGGFELAMQMVRPRGTIVLKSTVAQGKPLNLAPLVIDEVNVVGSRCGPFREAIRALGEKRIDVASLIHRRMKLDQGVAAMELAGRPGVLKVLLSMD, from the coding sequence ATGCGCGCCTTGGTCTTCGACAGCCGGCTTTCGTTCCAGCCCCGCCAGTCGGAGCCCCTGCACTCTTTGGGCGACAGCCTCATCCGCGTCCGACAGGCCGGCATCTGCTCGACCGACCTCGAGATCACACGCGGCTACATGGGTTACAAGGGGATCTTGGGTCACGAGTTCGTCGGGGACGTGGTCGATTCCGCCGACCGGCAGTTGATCGGCAAGCGGGTCGTCGGCGAGATCAACGTGGTTTGCGGCCGCTGTGACCTTTGTCTTTCCGGATTGAGCACCCATTGCAGAAACCGATCGGTACTGGGCATTCTGAACCACGACGGGGCGTTCGCCGACTACGTGCGACTTCCCTCGGCGAATCTGCACGTCCTGCCTGATACCGTTGACGACGATCAGGCTGTTTTCGTCGAACCGCTCGCCGCCGCCTACCAGGTGGTCAAACAAATCAAGCTCGACAGCAACAAGTGGGTCACCGTTCTGGGCGACGGCCGGCTCGGACTGCTGGTCGCACAGGCCCTTCGGGAGACCGGGGCGCCGGTGCGTGTCATCGGCAAGCACCCTGACAAGCTGGCACTGTGTGAAAAGTGGTCGATCCGAAGCCGCCCGCTGGCGGACATCGTCCCTCGTCACGACCAGGACGTGGTCGTCGACTGCACCGGGTCTGCCGGCGGATTCGAGCTGGCCATGCAGATGGTCCGCCCGCGGGGGACCATCGTGCTCAAGAGCACTGTCGCGCAGGGCAAGCCGCTGAATCTTGCGCCACTGGTGATCGACGAAGTGAATGTCGTCGGCAGCCGCTGTGGACCGTTTCGCGAGGCGATTCGCGCCCTCGGCGAGAAGCGAATCGACGTCGCGAGCCTGATTCATCGGCGAATGAAACTCGATCAGGGCGTCGCCGCGATGGAGTTAGCCGGTCGACCGGGTGTTCTGAAGGTGCTGTTGTCCATGGACTGA